The proteins below come from a single Triticum aestivum cultivar Chinese Spring chromosome 5D, IWGSC CS RefSeq v2.1, whole genome shotgun sequence genomic window:
- the LOC123123922 gene encoding probable cytokinin riboside 5'-monophosphate phosphoribohydrolase LOGL5 — protein MEQQEEAPTSTPTVALATSPKPAPASNGRKKLPSRFRRVCVFCGSSPGRKPAYQLAAVQLGQQLVERGIDLVYGGGSVGLMGLVSRAVHGGGGRVTGVVPRSVLPRELIGETPGGEEVKAVSGMHQRKAEMARRADAFVALPGGYGTLEELLEVITWAQLGIHDKPVGLLNVEGYYDSLLDFIDRAVDEGFVSPAARRIIVAAPTPAELLAALEEYAPAHHDASAIKLSWESSVDTMACSPPRPDISR, from the coding sequence ATGGAGCAGCAGGAGGAGGCGCCGACGTCGACGCCCACGGTGGCGCTGGCCACGTCGCCCAAGCCGGCGCCGGCGAGCAACGGCCGCAAGAAGCTGCCGTCGCGGTTCCGGCGGGTGTGCGTGTTCTGCGGGAGCAGCCCGGGGAGGAAGCCGGCGTACCAGCTGGCCGCCGTGCAGCTCGGGCAGCAGCTGGTGGAGCGCGGCATCGACCTCGTGTACGGCGGCGGCAGCGTGGGGCTCATGGGCCTGGTGTCCCGCGCCgtgcacggcggcggcgggcgcgtcaCGGGCGTCGTGCCGCGGTCGGTCCTCCCGCGGGAGCTCATCGGCGAGACGCCCGGCGGCGAGGAGGTGAAGGCCGTGTCCGGCATGCACCAGCGCAAGGCCGAGATGGCCCGCCGCGCCGACGCCTTCGTGGCGCTCCCCGGCGGCTACGGcacgctggaggagctgctggaggTGATCACCTGGGCGCAGCTCGGCATCCACGACAAGCCCGTGGGCCTGCTGAACGTGGAGGGGTACTACGACTCGCTGCTGGACTTCATCGACAGGGCGGTGGACGAGGGGTTCGTGTCGCCGGCGGCAAGGCGCATCATCGTGGCGGCGCCCACGCCCGCCGAgctgctggcggcgctggaggagtaCGCGCCGGCGCACCACGACGCATCCGCCATCAAGCTCAGCTGGGAGTCGTCCGTGGACACCATGGCGTGCTCGCCGCCCAGGCCGGACATCTCGCGCTAG